The stretch of DNA TAGGAGCATTTTGGTCTTCTATTTGTGCTATTGAGTACTTGATAAATGGAAATAAAGATATTATAATAAAAATTAATTCAATATTAAAAGAAGATCCAAGGGAACAAAAAAATTTGTGGTTTAAAAACTTTAAAAATTTAGTAGAAAAAAATGAATAATTATACAGAAAAGCTCAAAGAAATATTTACAAATAGGTACAATAGTCAGCATACTCCATGGACTCATGATGAGTCATTAGACTATACAACTGTATTTGCCTTTAATAAATTGACAAATAATTTAAAAAATAAAAATATTAACATTCTAGATATTGGTTGTGGTAATGGAAGACATGCTAAATATTTTAATAATTTAAATTACACAGGAATAGACTTAGTATATAATGATAACTGGAGTATACTTAGTAAAAATAAAAAAATTAATTTTATAATGACATCTTTTTTAGAGTTCAATGCTAAAGATAATTATAAATATGATCTTATTTTAGATAATGGTTGCTTACATCACCAGTCACCATTGTATTTTAATAATTATCTAAAAAAAGTTAGAAATTTAATGAATGACAAACATTCTATTTATAGTCTTGTTGTTTGGAATGAGCAATTTTGTGAATATAATATTGATCATGAAGGTAGATATCATCATTTTTTTTCATCTCAAGAAATATCATCTTTATTATTCGAAAATTTTCTAAAAGTAATTGATATAAAAAATATAAAAGCAAAAAATGATATTATGCAATTACACATAATGAGTCAGATAATGGAGTAAACATTTTTAATTAAAGTCAGGAAGAAAAGATGAACCTTCATACAAGTCCTATTAGCGGAGTTGATTGTTTTAAAGATAAATATATAGCTACAGCAGGTTACGATAATAAAGTAATTCTTTGGGACTCAAAAAATAAAAAAGCGATCGCAAGTGGGGAGCATAATCACTTAGCAAATGCGTGTAAATTTAGTGAATGCGGAAATTTTCTTGTTTCTGCAAGCAGTGATTATAGTGCTATGGTATGGAAAATTCCTTCCATGGAAAAAATAGCAACTCTATTAGGGCATACAGATGATATAGAAATGGCGGCAATTAATAACAGTAATACATGCATTGCGACAGCATCTCGTGACCACAGCATAAATTTATATGATATGGATGGGAATTATCTCTCTAAACTCAGCGGTCACAATGCGGATGTTATTTCTATATCTTGGTTAAATGATGAATCCTTGATTTCTAGTAGTGATGATGGAACAGTAAGGGTATGGAATATAAGCAACGGTAGCCACTCTATTTATAATTTTGAATCTATTGAAACTGACACCATTGCTCTAGTGAATGAGAATTTGTTTTTTGCTGGAAATGATAATGGGGACATAATAACAATAAATAATAATATTACTTATACAAGAGCACATCAGTCAGGAATAAAAAGATTGTATTATAATAAAGATGGAAATATATTAATTAGTACTAGTTATGATCGCAAATTAAAGGTTTGGAAACTAAATGAAGAAAATATATTAGAGCTATATAGAGAATCTGAATTTCCTTCCATTATTTGGCCAAGAAGTATTTCCATGTCCAATAAAAATGTAATTGTTTTTTCAACTTTTGGTTCCTCATATGCAACTTTTAAAATTGAAACAAATGAATGGAATACTTCAAACATTGTGAAAACATTTGGAATTAATTCTGTAATAGAGAGTAATAATCAATTATTTCATATTGGTGATGCTGGTGAATTTTACCAGGATGGTCAATTTATAAAGTCTATGCATAGTTTGTGTAATTTTATTGTAAAAACAGAATTTTTTATTCTTACAGGTGGGCAATTAGGAGAAGTTTACAATGCAATTAGTGGTGATATCATTTATAAACATCACTCACCATTAAACTGTGCTACCTTTATTAAAGGCAATGAATATAATTTAATTGCAGTTGGAGCTTATACTGGTGAAGCTATTTTATTGAAAGAAAAAGACAATCATATTTCAATTTTAGAAATTTTAAAAATTCATAGCAATGCAATAAAAGGAATATGTAATAATGGAAATTACCTTTTCTCTGCTTCAGCAAATAAAGAAATAGCCTTATCTGATTACACACAATTTAAAACGATTCAAAAAATATCAAATGCGCATGATAAAATTATAAATGCATGTATCCATTTAAAAGATAATTTATTTATTACGATTGGAAGAGACTTAAAATATAAAATATGGGATGGTATTAATCTTCTTTCTAGTCATTTAACACAGCAAAAAAATTCACTTAAGTGTATTGCAAAAAGTTCAAATAATGAGACTATTGCAATAGGGAGTTATTCTGGAGAAATTCAAATTTATAATATAATTAATAATGAATTAATTAGGAAATATAATCCTACTAAATATGGAATTTCTTCCCTGACTTTTAGAGACTCATCAAATACTTTTATAGCAAGTTCGTATGATGGAAATTTATATGAAATTAAACAATAATGAATTATCAAAAATTAATTTAAATTCTGCTAGAAAAAATATGGATATTGAAAATATATTTGTCAGTGATAAATATTTAGAATGCTATGAAAACTATAAAGAATTTTTTCCAAATAAAATTCAAATATTTTTAGAATATTCAGAGAATATAGAAATTTCTTTAAATGAAAGAATAAAATTTGCTTCCATTTTATCTTTGCTTGGAGATCCAAGAATTCAAACAATGAATCCAAAAATGGAAAAAATACCAAGTGCAACAATCAACATTGGATTAAATTATGAGAGTTTAAATGATGTATATGAAAATTATAAATATTTGGGAGTTGAAAAAGAATGGATTGAAAAGGAGTGTCCTAAACATAGTATTGAAATAGATACATTTTTTGCCGGGAAATACTTAGTAACAAACTTTGAGTATCTTTGTTTTTTAAAAGAAAATCCATTAGCTGAATTACCCACATCATGGGATTTAGGATTATATCCTATACATAAAAGCAACCATCCTGTGTATACAATTTCATTAAATAGCGCATATGAATATATAAAATGGCTTAACACAAAAACAAATGAAAAGTATAGACTTCTATCGGAATATGAATGGGAATATTTAGCGTCAAATGGAAAAATGTTTGAATTTCCATGGGGTAATCAATTTAATAAAAATTACTGTAACACTTTAGAAGCTAAATATTATTCTACCACACCTGTAGGTGTTTTTACCGAAGGAAATAATGAATTTGGAATATGTGATTTAGCTGGTAATGTTGAGGAATATGTCTCTAATTCTTATTTTGTCTATCCAAATGGAAAACTAATTCTTGATGATCTCTATAAAATAACAAATTCGCCTTACCCAATGACACGAGGTGGAAGTTTTACGAGGAGTTGTGATTTAGCCCGCAGTAAAAGAAGACACGGCTATTTTCCAGGTGAAATATATGTCATTGGGTTTCGTTTAGCTAAAGATGGAGTTTAAATTGATTAGGATAAAAGATTTACATTTTTCATATTTTGAAAAGAGAGGTCTTTTTTCAAAACCGACTCGGAAAAATATTCTAAATAATTTTTCTTTAGAAATTCCTGAATCTTGTTTATTTGGCCTCATTGGAGAAAATGGAAGCGGAAAAACAACATTAACAAAAATATTAATGGGCGTTTTCAAACCTGAACAAGGAAGTGTTACTATAGATTACTTCGGCGATCCATATAATGGTAAAAATAATTGGAAAGAATCTATCGGAATTATATCAGGAGCCACCTCTAAAATTTTTAACTCAATGTTCTTATTTGAGCAAGTAAAATATTTTGAAATACTTTATGCAAAATTTTGTATTGATTCTTTTAATAATTATATAGATTTTTTCAATATTAGGCACATCCTAAATAAGAGAGCTGCCAGTATTTCTTTTGGTGAAAGAATAAAATATGAAATTGCATTAACATTATCCTATTTTCCAAAAATTTTAATACTAGATGAACCTACAGTTGGCTTAGATACAATCGCAATTCAGCAGGTTCGAGAAATATTAACTAATTATGTTCAGCAGTATAAGGCTTGTGGGATATTAACTTCTCATAATTTAAAAGATATAAATGAAATGACTAATTTTTTTGGTTATTTAAAAAACGGAAACATTATAAATTTCTTCAATAAAAATGAAATGAGTCTGTCAGAAATTGAGAAAAAATATGTTGAATTATATTCATGATGTAAAAAAATATTTAAAAATATATAATCAATCACCCAAATTTAATTTTGGCCTTTTTATACTTATTTATATGATTGTTTATATTATTCTTACAGATTGTTTAATTTGGTATTCTTCAAATCATCTTGCAGGTATAAGCTGGAAAAAGTTAATTGTTTATTCAATATTTTCTTATCCAATTTGGATGCAAATAGGTATTAAAGGGTTATCAGTAGAGCAAGGCGATTTAATTACAAGCGGAAGATGGTTTGTTATAAATACTCTACCTATAAATACTACAGTATTCATTTTATTTAATTCACTAGGAATTACTTTTAAAAGTTTTTCATTAAAAATTTGTCTATGTATATATTTTATAACAATTTATTATTTTTCAAAAAATATTATAATTTCATTTTTAGGGCTTTCATGCTTTTTTATAGGTTGTGTAAACATTAATTTAATTCAAATATTAGGAAAATACCTTTCTCCAAAAGCATATATATTTATTTTTAGCTCAATATTATATAGTTTATTATCTTTTTTATCAGGAGCTTTTTTTCCTCTTGGATTCTTTTTTGATATTAATAATTTATCTTTATTTAATCCAACTTATATTGCAGTATCATTACCAGTTGAAAACTTAGTAAATTTAATTTTTCAAGATAATATTCAAGATAAATTATTAAATAATTTTATTGTAAATATTATTTATTCGTTATGCTGGTCATTGATACTATTTATTTTTGCTATTATTATTGAGGGAAAAAGACGTGAGTCATTTTATAGATAATTTTATAATTGCAAGAAGACAATTTAAAGCTTTTATTATAGTAAGTTTTTATGGCTCAAGAAAAAGATTTAAATTAAGCTTATTAGAGCTTATACCTCAAACGATATTTTATTTGGGAAATTATTTTATTATTATTACATTATTTAAAGATATAAATGGACACAAAATTTCAAATACAGACTTAATTCTATTTACTCTTAGTATGATTACTGCTGATGCAATAGGAGATGCAATTATCTTCAAAGGATTAGGAGAGTATTTATTTCATTTGAGAAAAGGAAACTGTATACATTTATATTCCTTACCAGGAATATCTGCTTTAAAAGTTTTGTTATTTAGATTTGATTTTCCTATGGTTATTTTTGGATTAACTAGTTTTTTTATTGCAATTAATATGATAAATACATTTTATAATCCAATTCTAATTATTTATTATAGTATATTTACAATTTTTGGTATTATTTGCCACTGTATATTAAGCAGCGCTTTTTTTATTATTCAAGCTTATTTTAATTCAGCAACACCAATTTCATATGGTAATATAGCTGCAAGACTTTATATAAAACCTCTTCAAATAATTATTAATAATATCTATGGAATAATCGTTTTTACATGTATATATCCTGTTTATTTTGTCACAGCTGCTAGTAATTCATTTTTTTTAAATGAAAACCATATTTTTATAAAAAATTTAATTACATTTTCACTTTCAGGAATTTTATCTGTATTAATTTGGTTTTTAATAATAAATACTATTGTAAAAAAATCAATCGCTAAATATTGATATCAAATTTTTAAAACTGTCAATTGATATTCTTTTCTTCTTTGAATTTTTATAATATAATTCATATGAATTTTGTATTTATTAAATTTTAAAGATATTTTATAAGAGAACCTAATTATGAAATCAATAATAGTGTGCTTAATATTATTTCTTTGCTTCAAAGCTTATTCTGATGATTTAAAAAATATAGTTATTTATTCAGATGAAGATATCCCATACGTCACAATAAACAAAGAGGGTATTATAGATGGTGGAATAGCAACAGAAGTCATTTATAAAATTTTAAATAAACTCAATCTTCCAAAATCAACAATTGAAAGTGTACCTTGGGCACGAGCCTATTTTAATGCGACGACAAAACCAAATGTGATTATTTATCCAATTGTCAAGACAAAGGAGAGACAAGAAAATCTTGATTTTATAATTAAATTGCTCGATTCAACTGTTTTTTTATATAAATTAAAAAGTAGAGCTGATATAAAAGTAAAAAATTTAAATGAGGCTAAAAAGTATCGAGTTTGCGCTGTTCGTGATGACTATCGTGCTGATTACTTAAAATTAAATAAATTTGAATATATTGAATTAGCAACTAACTCGACACTAAATGTTAAAAAATTTATTGAAGGTCGTTGTGATTTGATTATTTCTACCGAAATTGGAATTCAAAATAAATTGAAAAATCTTAAATATGAGTTCAATTTAATTGAAAATGTTTTTTCATTAAAAAACTTAGATAGTGCTTTATATGCGGCAATTAATAAAAATACTTCAAAAGAAATAAAAGATAAAATTAAATTAGCTGGTGATTCACTAAAATAATGATTTTCAAACTGTTTCAAATGGTTGTAATAAAAATGCTTAAAAAACACTTCATTTTTTTTGTATTCTTGTCATTCCTTTCCGCTTAGCATTTTCAAATGATAATGTTATACCCATTACAGGAAATGAATCTCGATATCCAAAAATTTATCTAGATACAAGTAAACAACCAAAAGGACCTCTTATTGATGCAATGAATTTGGTGGCAAATGAAATGAAAAAGAAAATCATTTTACCCGAATTGAAAATTATAATCTTGAAATCGAATTAGAAATGCTTTTAGCAAAAAAAATTGATGCTATTATTTATAGTTCTGGTGAAAATATTTCTACTAAAGCAGCTTTAGAAAATGTGATATAAAATAGTAAAAATCAAAATCTTATAAAAAATAAAAATAACTTCAGAATTTAAAAAAAACCTTTCAGTTATGACCCAAATTATTTTGCTTATTCGAAGTTTTTAAAAAAGAAAGATTTTTTAAATAAAATGGATATTGCTATTCGAAAATTAAGAAGTTTAGGTAAATTAAATTCAATTGAAAAATAAATAAAAGAATCTAAGAAATATATAATAATATTTTAAAAAATTAATCTTTTCCTGGATAGGAATTAAATTTTGGGAGTTTTTCAAAATGGTCAAGCCAAGAAACTCGTTCTTTGACCATAACTTGGGAATCGGGTGGATTTGAAGAAAGATCATTTAAGGTTCCAGAATGCACATCGATAAGACCTGGTAAAAGAACTTCATTTCTATAAAATAACCCTGTTCCGCAGTTACCACAAAACTCTCTTGTTCCATTTTTGGAAGAAGCATAAGATAGAGGTTTTCCCGAAATTTTGATTTGATTTTTTTTAAACGCAATCCAACCGACCATTGGAGCACCTGACCAGCGCCTACAATCTGTGCAGTGGCAGAGTGAATGATAGACTTCTTTTCCTTCTGTTATGTAAGAAATCGCGCCGCAGTGGCATTTACCTTCTCTCTGAATCTCTATTTGCATTTTGTCTTCCTTAGAAATTAAAATCAAGAAAACGAACATAGTTATTGGTAGCTTAAATTCTTATTTTTGCAAATTATTTATTGTAATAAACTAAATAAAAATTGAGAATTTTTCTAATTTCGCTAAAATTTAATTT from Silvanigrella paludirubra encodes:
- a CDS encoding class I SAM-dependent methyltransferase gives rise to the protein MNNYTEKLKEIFTNRYNSQHTPWTHDESLDYTTVFAFNKLTNNLKNKNINILDIGCGNGRHAKYFNNLNYTGIDLVYNDNWSILSKNKKINFIMTSFLEFNAKDNYKYDLILDNGCLHHQSPLYFNNYLKKVRNLMNDKHSIYSLVVWNEQFCEYNIDHEGRYHHFFSSQEISSLLFENFLKVIDIKNIKAKNDIMQLHIMSQIME
- a CDS encoding GFA family protein, whose product is MQIEIQREGKCHCGAISYITEGKEVYHSLCHCTDCRRWSGAPMVGWIAFKKNQIKISGKPLSYASSKNGTREFCGNCGTGLFYRNEVLLPGLIDVHSGTLNDLSSNPPDSQVMVKERVSWLDHFEKLPKFNSYPGKD
- a CDS encoding WD40 repeat domain-containing protein — protein: MNLHTSPISGVDCFKDKYIATAGYDNKVILWDSKNKKAIASGEHNHLANACKFSECGNFLVSASSDYSAMVWKIPSMEKIATLLGHTDDIEMAAINNSNTCIATASRDHSINLYDMDGNYLSKLSGHNADVISISWLNDESLISSSDDGTVRVWNISNGSHSIYNFESIETDTIALVNENLFFAGNDNGDIITINNNITYTRAHQSGIKRLYYNKDGNILISTSYDRKLKVWKLNEENILELYRESEFPSIIWPRSISMSNKNVIVFSTFGSSYATFKIETNEWNTSNIVKTFGINSVIESNNQLFHIGDAGEFYQDGQFIKSMHSLCNFIVKTEFFILTGGQLGEVYNAISGDIIYKHHSPLNCATFIKGNEYNLIAVGAYTGEAILLKEKDNHISILEILKIHSNAIKGICNNGNYLFSASANKEIALSDYTQFKTIQKISNAHDKIINACIHLKDNLFITIGRDLKYKIWDGINLLSSHLTQQKNSLKCIAKSSNNETIAIGSYSGEIQIYNIINNELIRKYNPTKYGISSLTFRDSSNTFIASSYDGNLYEIKQ
- a CDS encoding formylglycine-generating enzyme family protein, yielding MKLNNNELSKINLNSARKNMDIENIFVSDKYLECYENYKEFFPNKIQIFLEYSENIEISLNERIKFASILSLLGDPRIQTMNPKMEKIPSATINIGLNYESLNDVYENYKYLGVEKEWIEKECPKHSIEIDTFFAGKYLVTNFEYLCFLKENPLAELPTSWDLGLYPIHKSNHPVYTISLNSAYEYIKWLNTKTNEKYRLLSEYEWEYLASNGKMFEFPWGNQFNKNYCNTLEAKYYSTTPVGVFTEGNNEFGICDLAGNVEEYVSNSYFVYPNGKLILDDLYKITNSPYPMTRGGSFTRSCDLARSKRRHGYFPGEIYVIGFRLAKDGV
- a CDS encoding substrate-binding periplasmic protein, producing the protein MKSIIVCLILFLCFKAYSDDLKNIVIYSDEDIPYVTINKEGIIDGGIATEVIYKILNKLNLPKSTIESVPWARAYFNATTKPNVIIYPIVKTKERQENLDFIIKLLDSTVFLYKLKSRADIKVKNLNEAKKYRVCAVRDDYRADYLKLNKFEYIELATNSTLNVKKFIEGRCDLIISTEIGIQNKLKNLKYEFNLIENVFSLKNLDSALYAAINKNTSKEIKDKIKLAGDSLK
- a CDS encoding ABC transporter ATP-binding protein, producing MIRIKDLHFSYFEKRGLFSKPTRKNILNNFSLEIPESCLFGLIGENGSGKTTLTKILMGVFKPEQGSVTIDYFGDPYNGKNNWKESIGIISGATSKIFNSMFLFEQVKYFEILYAKFCIDSFNNYIDFFNIRHILNKRAASISFGERIKYEIALTLSYFPKILILDEPTVGLDTIAIQQVREILTNYVQQYKACGILTSHNLKDINEMTNFFGYLKNGNIINFFNKNEMSLSEIEKKYVELYS